A window of the Geothermobacter hydrogeniphilus genome harbors these coding sequences:
- a CDS encoding precorrin-2 dehydrogenase/sirohydrochlorin ferrochelatase family protein, translating to MTLFPAMLDLQDRLCLVVGGGTVACRKLQSLLAAGARVRLVAPDCRRPPVQGEFEWLRRCWRPEDLSPDVLLVVVATDNPQVNREIAETARRMNILVNAAAVGTRGNLQFPAVRRRGRLTLAVGTEGGSPALAGLVADLALQRFGPEWEFVAELVAALRRSALTAASGREYNQSFLRLLLDGGLAEMVARGRWNDVDQLLQTVCGGNCSLAALGLERPDGNP from the coding sequence ATGACCCTCTTCCCGGCAATGCTCGACCTGCAGGACCGGCTCTGCCTGGTGGTCGGCGGCGGTACGGTTGCCTGCCGCAAGCTGCAGTCGCTGCTGGCGGCCGGAGCCAGGGTTCGCCTGGTGGCTCCCGACTGTCGGCGGCCGCCCGTTCAGGGAGAGTTTGAATGGCTGCGCCGCTGCTGGCGGCCGGAGGACCTGAGTCCGGATGTTCTGCTGGTGGTCGTGGCCACCGACAACCCGCAGGTCAACCGGGAGATTGCCGAGACGGCAAGACGGATGAATATCCTGGTCAATGCCGCCGCTGTCGGCACTCGTGGCAACCTGCAGTTTCCGGCGGTGCGGCGCCGGGGACGACTGACCCTGGCGGTCGGCACCGAGGGGGGCAGTCCGGCTCTGGCCGGGCTGGTTGCCGATCTGGCGCTGCAGCGATTCGGTCCCGAATGGGAGTTTGTGGCTGAACTGGTCGCGGCGCTGCGGCGCTCCGCGTTGACAGCCGCTTCGGGGCGGGAATATAATCAATCTTTTTTGCGCCTTTTGCTTGACGGTGGGTTGGCCGAGATGGTTGCCCGGGGGCGTTGGAACGATGTGGACCAGTTGTTGCAAACGGTCTGCGGTGGCAATTGCAGCCTGGCGGCATTGGGGCTGGAACGACCGGACGGGAACCCATGA
- the ccsB gene encoding c-type cytochrome biogenesis protein CcsB yields the protein MNILLYKITLLVYLAATVLFLVDVITRRVKLGTIARWVLGGGFLLHCVTLGARYFATGHVPVVNLHESLSFFAWAVIGIFFLFDFKYRLDILGAFSCPLALALMILGAATTAPTPTVNPALDSWWFPVHVALAFLGYAVFALSFVAAVMYLLQERMLKSKSFSGLYYRLPSLEILDNINYRCLTIGFPLMTMGIISGAVWANSAWGGYWRWDPKETWALITWFLYAALLHGRLTIGWRGRRAAIFAIIGFLCLMFTFFGVNMMLSDLHSFNALEGR from the coding sequence ATCAATATTCTCCTCTACAAAATCACCCTGCTGGTTTATCTCGCGGCGACTGTGCTGTTCCTGGTCGATGTGATCACCCGTCGTGTCAAGCTGGGCACAATCGCCCGCTGGGTCCTGGGGGGAGGATTCCTTCTGCACTGCGTCACCTTGGGGGCGCGCTACTTTGCCACTGGCCACGTCCCGGTGGTCAATCTGCATGAATCGCTGTCCTTTTTTGCCTGGGCGGTGATCGGCATCTTCTTCCTGTTTGATTTCAAATACCGACTTGATATTCTCGGCGCCTTCAGTTGTCCGCTGGCCCTGGCACTGATGATCCTCGGCGCGGCGACCACCGCACCGACGCCGACCGTCAACCCGGCCCTTGACAGCTGGTGGTTTCCGGTTCATGTCGCCCTGGCGTTTCTCGGCTATGCCGTCTTCGCCCTCTCCTTTGTCGCCGCGGTCATGTACCTGTTGCAGGAGAGAATGCTCAAGAGCAAGAGTTTCTCAGGGCTCTATTACCGTCTTCCGTCTCTGGAGATTCTCGACAACATCAACTACCGGTGCCTGACCATCGGCTTTCCGCTGATGACCATGGGGATCATTTCCGGGGCCGTGTGGGCCAACTCGGCCTGGGGCGGCTACTGGCGCTGGGATCCCAAGGAGACCTGGGCGCTGATCACCTGGTTCCTCTACGCGGCCCTGCTGCACGGTCGCCTGACCATCGGCTGGCGCGGACGACGGGCGGCTATCTTTGCCATCATCGGATTTCTCTGCCTGATGTTCACCTTCTTCGGGGTGAACATGATGCTTTCGGATCTGCACAGTTTCAACGCCCTGGAAGGACGCTAG
- the hemA gene encoding glutamyl-tRNA reductase has product MNIIVVGLSHHSAPVEIREKVAFSPNDMQRPLRQVFDLPDIGEAMIVSTCNRVEIYATSRDPDAGIAGLRRFMADFHQLSQDDLQPHLYDYQGEEAIRHVFRVSASLDSMVIGEPQILGQIKTAYGYAAEFKTVGLILNRFLHKAFSVAKRVRTETNIAGNAVSVSFAAVELARKIFGSLDNKTVLLIGAGEMCELAAKHFINNGVGRVLVTNRTFSRAERLAAEFAGRAIPFEEFPEHLHLADIVLTSTGAPTCILDRSRVEKVLKIRKNKPMFFIDIAVPRDIEPQVNGVPNVYLYDVDDLQGVVQANLKERHKEAKKAEEIIDLEIGQFHAWMGTLQVKPTIVSLRRRFEEIRRGEVEKTLRNLKHVDKKQEQAIEALTSAIINKILHPAISALKEKQNGEGDNFVDAVRTLFALEGTSGETQFKPLAVDDDDLETDQPTPDQSQGAK; this is encoded by the coding sequence ATGAATATTATTGTTGTTGGTCTCAGCCACCATTCCGCGCCGGTGGAAATTCGGGAGAAGGTCGCCTTCTCGCCGAATGACATGCAGCGTCCGTTGCGGCAGGTATTCGATCTGCCGGATATCGGGGAGGCGATGATCGTTTCCACCTGCAACCGGGTGGAAATCTATGCCACCAGTCGCGACCCCGACGCCGGCATCGCCGGTTTGCGCCGTTTCATGGCGGATTTTCACCAGCTTTCCCAGGATGACCTGCAGCCGCATCTCTACGATTACCAGGGCGAGGAGGCGATTCGTCATGTTTTCCGGGTTTCGGCCAGCCTCGATTCGATGGTGATCGGTGAACCGCAGATCCTCGGTCAGATCAAGACCGCCTATGGCTACGCCGCCGAATTCAAGACCGTCGGTCTGATCCTCAACCGTTTTCTGCACAAGGCCTTCTCGGTCGCCAAGCGAGTGCGGACAGAAACCAATATCGCCGGCAACGCGGTCTCGGTGTCCTTTGCCGCGGTGGAACTGGCGCGCAAGATTTTCGGTTCGCTCGACAACAAGACGGTGCTGCTGATCGGGGCCGGAGAGATGTGCGAACTGGCGGCCAAGCATTTTATCAACAACGGTGTCGGTCGGGTGCTGGTCACCAACCGGACGTTCTCCCGGGCGGAGAGGCTCGCCGCCGAGTTTGCCGGGCGGGCGATCCCCTTCGAGGAGTTCCCCGAGCATTTGCACCTCGCCGACATCGTCCTCACTTCGACCGGCGCGCCGACCTGTATCCTCGATCGTTCCCGGGTTGAGAAGGTCCTCAAGATCCGCAAGAACAAACCGATGTTCTTTATCGATATCGCCGTCCCTCGAGACATCGAACCGCAGGTCAACGGAGTGCCCAACGTCTATCTCTACGACGTCGACGATCTGCAGGGGGTGGTTCAGGCCAATCTCAAGGAACGGCATAAAGAGGCGAAGAAGGCCGAAGAGATCATCGACCTGGAGATCGGCCAGTTCCACGCCTGGATGGGGACGCTCCAGGTGAAGCCGACCATTGTTTCCCTGCGGCGCAGGTTCGAGGAGATTCGCCGCGGCGAGGTGGAAAAAACCCTGCGCAACCTCAAGCATGTCGACAAGAAACAGGAGCAGGCCATCGAAGCCTTGACCTCCGCGATCATCAACAAGATCCTGCATCCGGCGATCAGCGCCCTGAAAGAGAAGCAGAATGGCGAGGGGGACAACTTCGTCGATGCCGTACGGACCTTGTTCGCCCTCGAAGGAACATCGGGGGAGACGCAATTCAAGCCGCTGGCGGTGGATGACGACGACCTCGAAACAGATCAACCGACACCCGATCAGAGTCAAGGAGCGAAATAA
- the hemC gene encoding hydroxymethylbilane synthase, with product MAKKTLRIGTRASQLALWQANWVKSELEKRYPDLEVTLTKIKTQGDKILDVPLAMVGGKGLFVKEIEEAMLRGEVDIAVHSMKDVPTVFPEGLALRCITAREDVRDICILKPGFKSFRDLPQGARIGTSSLRRKACLLQVRPDFQMVDIRGNVETRIRKLTEEDLDAVVLAAAGMKRLGFGNQISEYLPVDVSLPAIGQGALGLESRIDDDETNELIDFFNEPETAAAVTAERALLARLEGGCQVPIAAYGTVEEERLTLSGLVASVDGSEVIQGQVEGPVAEAGQLGVSLADDLLIRGAGRILNAVYGVETFHPNKEDV from the coding sequence ATGGCGAAGAAAACCCTGCGCATCGGCACCCGTGCCAGTCAATTGGCCCTCTGGCAGGCCAACTGGGTCAAGTCCGAACTGGAAAAACGTTATCCGGATCTCGAAGTCACTCTGACCAAAATCAAGACCCAGGGTGACAAGATTCTCGATGTGCCGCTGGCGATGGTCGGCGGCAAGGGCCTGTTCGTCAAGGAAATCGAAGAGGCGATGCTACGCGGCGAGGTCGATATCGCCGTGCATTCGATGAAGGATGTGCCGACCGTTTTTCCCGAGGGGCTCGCCCTGCGCTGCATCACTGCCCGCGAGGATGTCCGCGATATCTGCATCCTCAAGCCCGGTTTCAAGAGTTTCCGGGATCTGCCGCAGGGGGCGCGCATCGGCACCTCGTCGCTGCGCCGCAAGGCCTGTCTGCTGCAGGTGCGACCCGATTTTCAGATGGTCGACATCCGCGGCAATGTCGAAACCCGCATTCGCAAGCTGACCGAAGAGGATCTCGATGCCGTGGTGCTGGCCGCCGCCGGCATGAAGCGGCTCGGCTTCGGCAACCAGATCTCTGAATATCTGCCGGTTGATGTTTCCCTGCCGGCCATTGGTCAGGGAGCGCTCGGCCTGGAAAGCCGCATCGATGACGACGAAACCAACGAGCTGATCGATTTCTTCAATGAACCAGAAACCGCCGCCGCGGTCACCGCGGAGCGAGCCCTGCTGGCCCGGCTCGAAGGCGGTTGCCAGGTGCCGATTGCCGCCTACGGTACGGTTGAGGAAGAACGGTTGACCCTCAGCGGCCTGGTGGCCAGCGTCGACGGCAGTGAGGTCATCCAGGGGCAGGTCGAGGGACCGGTCGCCGAGGCCGGACAGCTTGGGGTCTCGCTGGCAGATGATCTGCTGATTCGCGGGGCCGGCCGGATTCTCAACGCGGTTTACGGCGTCGAGACCTTCCACCCGAACAAGGAAGACGTTTAA
- the cobA gene encoding uroporphyrinogen-III C-methyltransferase, which yields MAEQILFSGMVYLVGAGPGDPGLMTIRGLACLRRAEVVIYDYLANPVFLDEAPAAAERIYVGKTSGCHHTSQADINQLLIDKARTGKQVVRLKGGDPFIFGRGGEEALALHEAGIPFEVVPGVTAGFAAAAYAGIPLTHRDFTTSLALFTGHEKPEKKLSSLDWSKLATGVGTQVFYMGMANLAVISEQLVCHGRSPKTPVAVIRWATTPRQQVVEGTLADIVDRVATAGLKPPAVIVVGEVVGLRRQLRWFEDRPLLGKRVLVTRAAGQAGDFVRLLEQQGAEALPCPVIELVDPEDFAPLDAQIEHLADFDILILTSANAVERFFARLRGKGLDLRALAGLRVVAVGSKTARCIAAQGINPDLVPVDSRAEGVVAELLAEGVRDQRILYPRAALARPLIPEQLTAAGAEVAAPVLYRTLPAAEGAGRLRQALLGGLDAVTFTSSSTVTNLFALADEEQRAQLSRLPLFSIGPETSKTLRRHGLSVAAEASFSTLEGLVASLIEYYRKPAKG from the coding sequence ATGGCAGAGCAGATTTTATTTTCCGGCATGGTTTACCTGGTCGGCGCCGGGCCCGGTGATCCCGGGTTGATGACGATCCGGGGGTTGGCCTGCCTGCGGCGTGCCGAGGTGGTGATCTACGACTACCTGGCCAACCCGGTTTTTCTTGACGAAGCTCCGGCAGCGGCGGAGAGAATCTATGTCGGCAAGACCAGTGGTTGCCACCATACGTCTCAGGCGGACATCAACCAGTTGCTGATTGACAAGGCGCGTACCGGCAAACAGGTGGTCCGGCTGAAAGGGGGCGACCCTTTCATTTTCGGTCGCGGCGGTGAAGAAGCCCTGGCGCTGCATGAGGCCGGTATCCCCTTTGAAGTGGTTCCCGGGGTCACGGCCGGGTTCGCTGCCGCCGCCTATGCCGGTATTCCTCTTACTCACCGGGATTTCACCACCAGTCTGGCGCTCTTTACCGGTCATGAGAAGCCGGAGAAGAAACTTTCCAGCCTCGATTGGAGCAAGCTGGCAACCGGAGTCGGCACCCAGGTGTTTTACATGGGGATGGCCAACCTGGCGGTAATCAGCGAGCAGCTGGTTTGCCACGGGCGTTCCCCGAAAACGCCGGTGGCGGTGATCCGCTGGGCGACCACGCCGCGCCAGCAGGTGGTGGAAGGGACTCTGGCCGATATCGTTGACCGGGTCGCGACCGCCGGGCTCAAGCCGCCGGCGGTGATCGTCGTCGGCGAGGTGGTCGGCCTGCGCCGGCAGTTGCGCTGGTTCGAAGATCGTCCGCTGCTCGGCAAGCGGGTGCTGGTGACCCGGGCCGCCGGTCAGGCCGGGGACTTTGTCCGCCTGCTTGAACAGCAGGGGGCCGAGGCGCTTCCCTGCCCGGTCATCGAACTGGTCGACCCGGAGGATTTTGCTCCACTCGATGCCCAGATTGAGCATCTGGCCGATTTTGACATCCTGATTCTGACCTCAGCCAATGCCGTGGAGCGTTTTTTCGCCCGCCTTCGCGGCAAGGGGCTTGATTTGCGTGCGCTGGCCGGTTTGCGGGTGGTGGCGGTGGGATCGAAGACGGCTCGTTGCATTGCCGCGCAGGGCATCAATCCTGATCTGGTTCCGGTCGACAGCCGTGCCGAGGGGGTGGTTGCCGAACTGCTGGCCGAGGGCGTCAGAGACCAGCGGATTCTCTACCCGCGGGCGGCGCTTGCCCGTCCGCTGATTCCCGAGCAGCTGACCGCCGCCGGGGCCGAGGTCGCGGCGCCGGTCCTGTATCGTACCCTGCCGGCCGCCGAGGGGGCCGGCCGTCTGCGGCAGGCGTTGCTCGGCGGACTGGATGCCGTGACCTTCACGTCATCATCGACCGTGACCAACCTGTTTGCTCTGGCTGACGAGGAGCAGCGCGCTCAACTGAGTCGTCTGCCGCTCTTCTCCATCGGTCCCGAAACCAGTAAAACCTTGCGACGACATGGGCTGTCGGTCGCCGCTGAGGCTTCTTTTTCGACCCTTGAGGGGCTGGTCGCCAGCCTGATCGAATATTATCGAAAACCGGCCAAAGGCTAA
- the hemB gene encoding porphobilinogen synthase, with amino-acid sequence MFFPEYRGRRLRRNHNLRRMVRETHLRVDDLIYPMFSAFGERIKKEIPSMPGIYQQSIDNIVAEAQEVHALGIPAVILFGIPECKDPLGQDAYDDEGIIQRTVRAIKEAVPELTVITDVCMCEYTDHGHCGVIREGDVDNDETLKLLAAEALSHARAGADIVAPSDMMDGRVAAIREILDANGFSDIPVMSYAVKYASAYYGPFRDAADSTPQFGDRRSYQMDPANRIEAFREAALDVQECADFLMVKPALAYLDIIRDIKDRFDLPLVCYNVSGEYSMIKAAAEKGWIDEDRVVMETLVGMKRAGADLIITYHAKQAAKLLGA; translated from the coding sequence ATGTTTTTCCCCGAATACCGCGGCCGGCGTCTGCGCCGCAATCACAATCTGCGCCGCATGGTGCGTGAAACTCACCTGCGTGTCGATGACCTGATCTACCCGATGTTTTCCGCCTTCGGCGAGCGGATCAAAAAGGAAATCCCGTCGATGCCCGGTATCTACCAGCAGTCGATCGACAACATCGTCGCTGAAGCGCAGGAGGTGCATGCTCTCGGCATCCCGGCGGTGATCCTGTTCGGTATTCCGGAATGCAAGGATCCTCTCGGCCAGGACGCCTATGATGACGAGGGCATCATTCAACGCACGGTACGCGCCATCAAGGAGGCAGTGCCGGAGTTGACGGTGATCACTGATGTCTGCATGTGCGAATACACCGACCACGGTCATTGCGGGGTGATCCGGGAGGGGGATGTCGACAACGACGAGACCCTCAAGCTGCTGGCTGCCGAGGCTCTTTCCCACGCCCGTGCCGGGGCCGATATCGTTGCTCCCTCTGATATGATGGACGGCCGGGTGGCGGCGATCCGCGAAATTCTCGATGCCAACGGTTTCAGCGACATCCCGGTGATGAGCTACGCGGTCAAGTACGCCAGTGCCTATTACGGACCGTTCCGGGACGCGGCCGATTCGACGCCGCAGTTCGGCGACCGGCGTTCCTACCAGATGGACCCGGCCAACCGTATCGAGGCGTTCCGCGAGGCGGCACTCGATGTCCAGGAGTGTGCCGACTTCCTGATGGTCAAGCCTGCCCTAGCCTATCTTGACATCATCCGCGATATCAAGGACCGTTTTGACCTGCCGCTGGTCTGCTACAATGTCTCCGGTGAATACTCGATGATCAAGGCGGCCGCCGAGAAAGGCTGGATCGATGAGGATCGGGTGGTGATGGAGACCCTGGTCGGCATGAAACGGGCCGGGGCCGACCTGATTATCACCTACCATGCCAAACAGGCGGCGAAACTGCTGGGGGCTTGA
- a CDS encoding DUF2270 domain-containing protein, with protein sequence MTDDIPSPQPLSRSEQITAISHYYRAEVQRSLAWRERLDRTTNWAGVTSTAFLGFGFAHPEIHHSIFIFGFAILHILLFIEARRFRFYDAYEYRVRLLNQHFIYDILAHGTLPTDFDAADESYWRAELASDLRYPQYKMSLRAALARRLRANYIYLFTLLVLAWLVKIWIHPVVATSWSAFVRQGAIGMLPGGFTFGLMGLFFAYLWLLSRLGRKPSGGRDLLHSK encoded by the coding sequence ATGACTGATGATATCCCTTCGCCGCAGCCGTTGAGCCGTTCCGAACAGATTACGGCCATTTCTCACTATTATCGGGCCGAGGTGCAGCGCAGCCTCGCCTGGCGTGAGCGTCTCGACCGGACCACCAACTGGGCCGGCGTGACCTCGACCGCTTTTCTCGGCTTCGGCTTCGCTCACCCGGAGATCCACCATTCGATTTTTATCTTCGGTTTCGCCATCCTGCACATCCTGCTGTTTATCGAAGCGCGGCGTTTTCGTTTTTACGATGCCTATGAATATCGTGTCCGGTTGTTGAATCAGCACTTCATTTACGATATCTTGGCGCACGGCACCCTGCCGACCGATTTCGATGCCGCCGATGAAAGTTACTGGCGCGCCGAACTCGCCTCGGACCTGCGTTATCCGCAATACAAGATGAGCCTGCGGGCGGCCCTGGCCCGGCGGTTGCGGGCCAATTACATTTATCTTTTCACGTTGCTGGTGCTGGCCTGGCTGGTGAAGATCTGGATTCATCCGGTGGTTGCCACCTCCTGGTCCGCGTTTGTCCGCCAGGGAGCCATCGGCATGCTGCCCGGTGGTTTCACCTTCGGTCTGATGGGACTCTTTTTCGCCTACCTGTGGTTGCTCAGCCGCCTCGGGCGCAAACCGAGCGGCGGGCGGGACCTGCTGCATAGCAAATAA
- a CDS encoding M16 family metallopeptidase gives MPVHEEVLPNGLRLVLADMPHLHSLEMVCYVGAGGRNETAELSGISHFVEHMLFRGCEGYDDSISLERAFEALGGAVNATTDADTTCFFSRLHPERLAEGADLFARLLCKPQWNAIETERRIILEEAREDLNEAGEVINSDTLTNALLWPDHPLGQPLIGSESTLRKIALPQLQQYHRSYYSPRNVLVAVAGKLPGPRSYEALREAFTSWRGPEVAAPLPASPLPEQGCPQSCWVHDSSSQLNLQFALQIPWGRSHPDSFALRIWRRILSWGGTSRLMLRLREELGLTYHVEAGLNMLSDTGCLTVDLAVPPERLLQAVEEVLSLLLEMGSRPVAEEELQRTLRNFRYDLDYSRDLPEELAVRYGWGTLVGYRRSFERDLADAEALTGETLQRVARQLLVPGRLALAVVGPWRTADRPKVEAMLEHWA, from the coding sequence ATGCCTGTTCACGAAGAAGTTCTGCCCAATGGCCTGCGCCTGGTGCTGGCCGACATGCCGCACCTGCACAGTCTGGAAATGGTCTGCTATGTCGGGGCCGGAGGCCGCAACGAGACGGCCGAACTTTCCGGAATTTCCCATTTTGTCGAGCACATGCTGTTTCGCGGTTGCGAGGGGTATGACGACAGCATCTCACTGGAGCGGGCATTCGAGGCACTTGGTGGGGCCGTCAATGCCACCACCGATGCCGACACCACCTGTTTTTTCAGTCGCCTCCATCCCGAGCGTCTTGCCGAGGGGGCTGATCTCTTTGCCCGTTTGCTCTGCAAGCCGCAGTGGAACGCGATTGAGACCGAGCGGCGGATCATCCTGGAGGAAGCCCGGGAGGATTTGAACGAGGCGGGGGAGGTTATCAACAGCGATACCCTGACCAATGCCCTGCTGTGGCCCGACCATCCCCTCGGCCAACCGCTTATCGGTAGTGAATCGACCTTGCGGAAGATCGCTCTGCCGCAGCTGCAGCAGTACCATCGCAGCTATTACAGCCCGCGGAATGTCCTGGTCGCCGTGGCGGGTAAACTGCCGGGGCCGCGGTCCTACGAGGCGCTCCGCGAAGCCTTCACCTCCTGGAGAGGGCCGGAGGTCGCCGCTCCGTTGCCGGCTTCGCCCCTGCCGGAACAGGGCTGTCCGCAAAGTTGCTGGGTGCACGACTCCAGTTCCCAGTTGAATCTGCAGTTCGCCCTGCAGATCCCCTGGGGAAGATCTCATCCCGATTCCTTTGCGTTGCGTATCTGGCGGCGTATTCTTTCCTGGGGTGGGACCTCACGCCTGATGCTTCGACTTCGCGAGGAGCTCGGCCTGACCTACCATGTCGAGGCCGGCCTGAACATGTTGAGCGATACCGGCTGCCTGACCGTTGACCTGGCCGTCCCTCCGGAGCGGCTGCTGCAGGCGGTGGAGGAGGTTCTGTCGCTGCTGCTGGAAATGGGCAGCCGTCCTGTCGCCGAGGAAGAACTGCAACGCACCCTGCGCAACTTTCGCTATGATCTTGATTACAGTCGCGACCTGCCTGAAGAATTGGCGGTACGTTATGGTTGGGGCACATTGGTCGGTTACCGACGCAGTTTCGAGCGGGACCTGGCCGATGCCGAGGCCCTGACTGGAGAGACACTGCAGCGGGTGGCTCGTCAGTTGCTGGTTCCCGGGAGGTTGGCGCTGGCGGTCGTCGGGCCCTGGCGGACTGCCGATCGTCCGAAGGTGGAAGCGATGCTGGAACACTGGGCGTGA
- a CDS encoding pyridoxal phosphate-dependent aminotransferase, which yields MRKNIVHIGAGEWVYEIRAIVEIAEKLQQLGIKTNMENIGDPIAKGEKIPVWMKKIVADLAMQDCSYGYCATKGVLETRQFLAEQTNARGGAQITAEDVIFFNGLGDAIQKVYGLMRREARVIGPSPTYSTHSSAEGAHSGQAPVTYRLDPHNHWYPDLDDLRLSIKYNPSIAGLLIINPDNPTGAVYPERILREMIAVAREYDLFVIIDEVYQNIVYNGQMTRPLSDLVGDVPGISMKGISKEAPWPGARCGWIEVYNADKDPVFARYIQSILDSKMVEVCSTTLPQKAIPKILSHPEYPGWLKERTARYEKYSNIAYELLKDVPGLEVNRTNGAFYMSVVFERGSLNDRQSLPIESPEVKELVEQLVTEPDIALDKRFVYYLLASTGICVVPLSSFSTPERGFRITLLERNEDEFRKIFHTIAEVVPQYLGL from the coding sequence ATGCGCAAGAATATCGTCCACATCGGCGCCGGAGAATGGGTTTACGAAATCCGCGCGATCGTTGAGATTGCCGAAAAGCTGCAACAGCTCGGCATCAAGACCAATATGGAAAACATCGGTGATCCGATCGCCAAGGGTGAGAAAATTCCGGTCTGGATGAAAAAAATCGTCGCCGATCTGGCGATGCAGGACTGCAGCTACGGCTACTGTGCGACCAAGGGTGTGCTGGAAACCCGCCAGTTCCTTGCCGAACAGACCAACGCCCGCGGCGGGGCGCAGATCACGGCTGAGGATGTCATCTTTTTCAACGGCCTCGGCGACGCCATCCAGAAAGTCTACGGCCTGATGCGCCGCGAGGCGCGGGTTATCGGCCCCTCACCGACCTATTCGACCCACTCCTCGGCGGAAGGCGCCCATTCCGGGCAGGCCCCGGTGACCTATCGTCTCGACCCCCACAACCACTGGTATCCGGACCTCGATGACCTGCGGCTGTCGATCAAATACAATCCCTCCATCGCCGGTCTGCTGATCATCAATCCCGACAACCCGACCGGCGCCGTCTACCCGGAACGCATCCTCCGCGAAATGATCGCCGTGGCCAGGGAATATGACCTGTTTGTGATCATCGACGAGGTCTACCAGAACATTGTCTACAATGGCCAGATGACCCGGCCGCTCTCCGACCTGGTCGGTGATGTGCCGGGCATCTCAATGAAGGGCATCAGCAAAGAAGCGCCCTGGCCGGGCGCCCGATGCGGCTGGATTGAGGTCTATAATGCCGACAAGGATCCGGTCTTCGCCCGTTACATCCAGAGCATTCTTGATTCGAAAATGGTCGAGGTCTGTTCCACCACCCTGCCGCAGAAAGCGATCCCGAAGATTCTCAGTCATCCCGAATATCCCGGTTGGCTCAAGGAGCGCACGGCCCGGTACGAAAAGTATTCCAATATCGCCTACGAGTTGCTCAAGGACGTTCCCGGTCTGGAAGTCAACCGCACCAATGGCGCCTTCTACATGAGCGTGGTCTTCGAACGAGGGAGCCTCAATGACCGCCAGAGTCTGCCGATAGAATCGCCGGAAGTCAAAGAACTGGTCGAACAGCTGGTCACCGAACCGGACATCGCCCTCGACAAGCGCTTCGTCTACTACCTGCTCGCCTCCACCGGCATCTGCGTGGTCCCGCTCTCCTCCTTCTCGACCCCCGAACGCGGTTTCCGTATCACTCTGCTGGAACGCAACGAGGACGAGTTCCGCAAAATCTTCCACACCATTGCCGAAGTCGTACCGCAGTACCTCGGGCTCTGA
- a CDS encoding TIGR04211 family SH3 domain-containing protein — protein sequence MRHPMLSLLLVLGLTLPALSAVAATGYVTDQLVLTLRSTAGNQYQTLGHLKTASKVEILGEEGKFLHVRSADGTEGYVLKQYITADLPKQLIIDRQNRELRQLRQKLQQLTAGSSQQQQTLADLQKQRDKLTRDLQQTRRQLQQLTEAHQQLLDASGNVLQITREKDQLKEENDRLAAEAARLEEENATLLTTGSIKWFLAGAGVLFFGWILGKISRKKRRSF from the coding sequence ATGCGTCACCCCATGCTCAGCTTGCTGTTGGTCCTCGGACTGACCCTCCCCGCGCTGTCCGCCGTTGCCGCAACCGGCTATGTGACCGATCAGCTGGTTCTGACCCTGCGTTCCACGGCCGGCAACCAGTACCAGACACTCGGCCATCTCAAGACCGCCAGCAAGGTTGAGATTCTCGGCGAGGAAGGAAAATTTCTTCATGTCCGTTCAGCAGACGGCACAGAAGGGTATGTCCTCAAGCAGTACATCACTGCTGACCTTCCCAAGCAACTAATCATCGACCGTCAGAACAGGGAATTGCGGCAGTTGCGCCAAAAACTGCAGCAACTCACCGCCGGCAGCAGTCAACAGCAGCAGACCCTGGCCGACCTGCAGAAGCAGCGTGACAAACTGACCAGGGACCTGCAACAGACCCGCCGACAACTGCAGCAACTGACTGAAGCACACCAGCAGCTGCTCGATGCCTCGGGCAACGTGCTGCAGATCACCCGGGAAAAAGATCAGCTCAAGGAGGAAAACGATCGTCTGGCCGCGGAAGCAGCGCGTCTGGAAGAGGAAAACGCCACCCTGCTCACCACCGGCAGTATCAAGTGGTTCCTGGCGGGCGCCGGAGTTCTCTTTTTCGGCTGGATCCTGGGTAAAATCTCACGCAAGAAACGCCGGTCCTTCTGA